One genomic region from Cucumis melo cultivar AY chromosome 9, USDA_Cmelo_AY_1.0, whole genome shotgun sequence encodes:
- the LOC103498171 gene encoding metalloendoproteinase 2-MMP-like, whose translation MTFEKLLSFLTTSFFLVIVLFPLISSSHPNIHHSNGLAFLKNLNGCRKGDKVAGIHQIKEYLQHFGYLNNYLQNYSKSFDDDEFDGVLESAIKTYQLNYNLKATGTLDAKTLDLMSKPRCGVADIIDGKTRMKSGKKMVNQHRKINGHFHTVSHYAFFDGNPKWPASKSHLTYGFLPGTPSKAVAPVGRAFKTWGAHTHFNFSRASKYKKADIKISFRSGDHGDGHSFDGVGGVIAHGFAPTDGRLHFDAIESWAVGAVADSFDLETVALHEIGHLLGLHHSSVEGAIMWPSIMEGTTKGLDADDIAGINALYNAN comes from the exons ATGAcatttgaaaaattattatcatttttgactacctctttttttcttgtaatTGTCCTCTTCCCTTTGATATCATCTTCTCATCCAAATATTCATCATTCTAACGGATTGGCGTTTCTGAAGAACCTCAATGGATGCAGGAAAGGTGACAAAGTAGCAGGAATTCACCAAATAAAGGAATATCTTCAACATTTTGGTTATCTGAATAACTATCTTCAAAACTATTCTAAATCTTTTGATGATGACGAGTTTGACGGTGTTTTAGAGTCCGCCATTAAAACTTATCAACTCAACTACAATCTCAAGGCCACTGGTACTCTCGATGCCAAGACGCTAGATCTTATGTCGAAACCTCGATGTGGGGTTGCAGATATTATTGACGGAAAGACGAGGATGAAATCGGGGAAGAAAATGGTGAATCAACATAGAAAAATAAATGGTCATTTTCATACTGTTTCTCACTATGCTTTCTTTGATGGAAACCCTAAATGGCCTGCTTCTAAATCCCATCTGACTTATG GATTCCTCCCGGGAACCCCATCGAAGGCAGTAGCTCCGGTGGGTCGAGCATTTAAGACATGGGGTGCACACACTCACTTCAACTTCTCCCGAGCATCTAAATACAAAAAAGCTGACATCAAAATAAGCTTTAGAAGTGGCGACCATGGAGATGGCCATTCCTTCGATGGCGTTGGAGGAGTTATAGCTCATGGTTTTGCACCCACAGATGGGAGATTACATTTCGACGCAATCGAGTCATGGGCCGTCGGCGCTGTTGCTGATTCGTTTGACTTGGAGACCGTAGCGTTACACGAGATCGGACACCTTCTCGGCCTCCATCACAGCTCCGTCGAAGGGGCTATTATGTGGCCAAGCATCATGGAAGGAACTACCAAGGGTTTGGATGCCGATGACATTGCAGGCATTAATGCATTATACAATGCTAATTGA